Part of the Streptomyces sp. HSG2 genome, GCACGGAAGATCGCACCGAACCACACCCGATTCCACCCATCCGTACGCGAAACGCTCGGCGCGCTGCTGCGCATGGACGCTCATCCGTCCGCCGAGCTGTCGGCGTTCGGCGCCTGGGCTGGCGTCGCTTAGCGCAACGGGCAAGTCTCTGCAGGGAGTTGACTTGAATTGGGTGCGGACAGTTTGTGCGCGCGCACCCGCTTCCAGCGTGGAATGGTCCTCTCAGAGTGCGGAACGTGAGCTCTTGTCCGTTTCGTGATTGAGGGTTGGGGAAGGACCGCTGGTCGTGGGTTCGGGGTGGCCTTCAGGTCTCGGGGCGGGTGAACAAGCCGGGTTCAGGTTCGACGAGGATGCCGCGGCTGACCAGGCGTTTCAGTTTGGAGCGGATGCCTTCGGTGTTCTTCGGGAGGGTCGGCAGGTCGAGGGCCTGGCAGAGGTCGCGGGCGCGCATCGGTCGGCCCTCGTCGGCCAGGGCGGTGAGGATCTGCTGGTAGGCGGGGTGGTCCGGGATGTCGGGGCGGTCCGGCTCAGTGGCGGGTGTGGGCAGTGGGAGAGCGAGGAGGGTCTTGCGGGTGATGCGCAGGTTCTCGCTCTCCGCGTCGATCTCGCCGAGCCGCACTCTGAGCTCCTCGATGCGGTCCCGGAACTGCCCGGCCTGGTCGGCTAGTTCACGCTCGCGGGTTTCGATGTGTTCCAGGATGGCTTTGACCTGTGGGTTCTCGCTCACGTGGTCCTCCAGGAAGCGAGGGTGGCTCCGGTGAGTCGGCGGCTCATCACGGAGGTCATCGCCCAGAAGACGCGGGATCGGGAGGAGGCGGGCCGGTGTTCGTAGTCGCGTACGAGACGGCGGTAGAACATCAGGATCCCGTTCGTCTGCTCCACGATCCACCGCTTGGCCTGCACGACGAAGCCCTTGCCGGCCGGGTTGCGCTCGACGATCTCGACGTCGATGCCCACGTTCTTGCCGTGATCGACGACCTTCTTCTTGAAGCCCTGGTCGACCAGGGCTTTGGCCACGGTGTCGCACTGCCCGGCGACACCGTCCAGCAGGGCGATGCCGGCGGTGTTCTCGTGCGCGGAGGCGGGCAGGACGACGCAGTCCACGACCAGGCCCAGTACGTCCACGGCCAGGCATCTCTTCCTCCCGGCACCCTTTTCGCGGCGTCCTTGCCGGTCGTCGTGGCCGGGACGCCGACTGCGGCGTGGATGCTCTGCGTGTCCAGGATCACCAGGCTCGGGTCGGCTAATCGTTTCCGCTTCTCTCGCAGATGCCAGCGCAGCAGGTCGTGAATGTCCTGGTCGGTGCCCTCGTCGCGCCAGAGGTAGAAGTAGTACTTCACCGCTCCGGGCGGGGGCATGTCGTGGGGCAGGAACTCCCACTGACACCCCGTGCGATTCTGGTAGAGGATGGCGTTCACGATCTCCCGCATCGCGTACTTCCCCTGATGCCCGCTGACCGACGGATGCCGGGCCTTCCACGCCGTGATCACGGGTTCGACGAGCTCCCACTGCTCATCGGTGAGATCACTCGGGTACGGCTTGCGCATGCTCATGCCACAACCCAAGCGAACCCCGAACGCCTGACCGGCAACGATGCCCCAACGTCACACCATCGAGCGATGACAAGACCGACAGAACGCCACATACCGCACTCTCACATCCAGTTGTGAGGGGGCCTTTCCTATGCAGGACGCGATACCGACCACTCGACTGCCGAGGTGGATGCCCATCGGCAACGAGCCGGAGTTGTGTCCCGCCGGTACGTGGTGGGACGCCATCCGCGCGCCTGAGCACGTGGGCCGCAGGGCTGTAGAACTCATCGAGGAGCAGGGGCTGCCCGTGGGGTCCGCCATCCTCGACGAGGGCGGCCGTGAACCACGTATGTACTTCTTGACGCCGGTCGGCACTGCGGCGCGGTGGGGGGAACCGGGCACCGTCGCGCTGGGACTGTCCTGCCACGTCCTGGTCCCGCCAGCCAAACACACATCCGGGCCCGGACTGTACTGGCACCGCCTCCCCACGAGCCCTCGCGCCCTGGCCGCACCTGACTTGCTTCACCGTGTCCTGATCAAGGCGCGCAGGGAGCGCGAAGGCACCCTCTAGGACTCGCTCCGCGGCCCAGGCTCATCGGCTCTGAAAGTTGTACCGCCGTGCTCCGTCGCCGCGGAGCGGTTAGACGCCGCCTCACCCGACTCCCCGTGGGGCGGTCCCCGCCGGTCCCCGGCGGAGGCAAGTGGTCGCTACAGCACATCCGACACACAGAGAGGATCAGCCATGCCTCAAGCCAGGCGAGAGAAGAAGGATCACCTCATCTACGCGGACGTCGTGGACTCCAAGTCCAAGGCGGGCGTGTGGATGGGGGAGCGTGCCTCCTTCCAGGAGAAGCAGGGCCGCATTATGGAGGCCCTCAAGGAGCGGACCGACTGGGTCGAGCTGAAGGACGCGGTCATGGTCATCGGCACCGACCCGGCCGGCATCACGGTCATCGTGCCGAACCCGACGCTGCCCGGCGTGATCGTCCTCGCTGACGGTGGCTCCCCGGCCACCTCTGCGAAGCTCCAGGCCGCCGCCGAGGAGCAGGTCCGCGAGGTCATGGGCGAACTCGGGATCGCCGAGGAAACGGCGGCCTAAGCACCATGGCCGTCCCCCGGATGCTGTGGGGGAAGTACTTCCAGTACGAGCGGGACGGGGAAGCGGTTCTCCTCGACCCGGTCACGCTGGACAGTGTGTTCATCGACTCCGGCGAGGTCCACGACCTCGCCGGGGTCCCCCCGACCGCGACCCATGAAGCCCTCGCAGGGCTCGGCTTCACCCCGGACGGCCCCGTGGCCGACCGGCGCGAAGCACTCCATGACCGTCTTCGACTCCTCGGCCTCGACGCCACTCCCGGCCGTGTCAGCGGCCTCCGCGTAGTCCTCACCGACCGCTGCAACATGGCCTGCACCTACTGCTTCGTCGATACGAACACCGGCAAGCCGGACATGACGAAGGAAGAGCTCTCGGAGGGGCTGGAGTTCCTGTTCGAGCAGAACGCCGGGCAGGAAGAGGTGTCCATCCAATGGTTCGGCGGCGAGCCGACCATCCGCTTCGACCTCATGCGCTACGGCGACCAACTCGCCGACACCCTCGCCGACCGCTACGACGTGGCGCGGGTGCGGCGTACGGTCGTCACCAACGGCGCCCGTCTGACCGACGAGGCCCTCGACCACTTCGTCGCCTACGAGTACGGGGTCGGCATCTCCATCGACGGCCCCCCGGGCGTCAACTCCGCGAACAGGCTGCTGCTCGGCGGGCAGCCCGCGGACGACCGGATTCGCCGCAACGTCGCGCGGTTCGTCGAGGCTGAAGGGCTGCACGTGGGCTGTAACCTCACCCCGACATCCGCCAACATCGGGCGCCTCGCAGAAACCGTCCGGTGGATCATCGATGACCTTGGGCTGAAGTTCATCTACGTCAACACGCCCATCCCGACCGGGGGCCGGTGGCGGGTCAAGGGCGCGGACCTGGCCCGGGAACTATACGAGGCCCGGCTGGCCGCCCTGGGACGGGGCGGGATGCTGTTCTCGGTCCTCGACCGGGCCTTCCAGGCCCTCGACACGCGGCGGCCGATGCTGTTCGACCACATGCAGGGCGACCGCAGCCTGAACGCCGCCCTGCTGCGTGGCAACCGGGTAAGCCTGTGCGACATCAACTTCACCGAGCCGTCGTTCCTGCACACCCTCGACGAGCTGCGGGCCGATTCCGGCCTCCTGGCCGGCGTGGCGAAGAACGTCGCACCGATCCCCGAGTGCGGGAACTGCCCGGCGCTGGCCATATGCGGTGGGCCGTCCCGCAACGAACAGGCCCTCATCGGCGGTGGCACCCCGGACCCTGAGATGTGCGCCTTCTACAGGAGCACCGTGGACATCGCGGTGTGGGACAACACGGGGGTGCAATGAGCACCCCAGTCCGCACGGCCCTGGTGTCCACCGCCGGACACTGCAAGGTGGCCTGTGGGTTCTGCTTCCGGGCCGACCGTGCGCATGGCTTCCTCGACACCGCCACCTACACCCGCACCCTGTCCCGGCTGAAGGAGACGGGTGTGGAGGGGGTGTGCCTGACCGGAGGGGAGCCGACTCACCATCCCGAACTCAGGCAACTCGTCCGGCTCGCTCTACAGTTCGGCATGGCGGTATCGATGGTGACCTCGGCTCGCACCGTAGCCGAGGTGACCGCCCTCTCCCGGGTGGCGCACCTGCTGACCAACGTCACCGTCTCCGCCGACTCACAGGGCGCGATGCTGATGGGGCGCACCACACGGACAGCGGCCTCGGCGATCGAAACACTGCGCGTGATCAGCACCGACACGAAGATCCTGCACGTCACCTGCTGGGGCCTGAAAGACGGTGAGTGCAGGGAGATGGCCGACCTCGTGGCCGAGGCAGAGGTGGAGGTCCAGTTCAGCCCCGTCGTCCTCGACGAGCGCAGTCTGCGCCGAGACGGCAAATCGGTGCAGGACTATCTGGTGCAGCAGCGTCTCGACGCTGACGTGCTGGGCCGCTACTTCGAACTGTCCGACCGGTACCGGGCCTACTTGGGCGAGCTGCGGGATCTGCAACTGCCGACGACCGGGGGTGAGCGGTGGTCGTGCCGCTCGGCGACCGCTTACGTGTCCGCTGACGGTCACATACGGCGGTGTCCGTACGGGCGGGCTTCGGTCAGCGTCCACGCGCCCCGGGCCGCGATCAGACGGTTCCTGATCGAACCGGCGCAGGACCGCGTGACCCCGGACTGCGCTGCCATCTGCCGTTCCTCCGCCGCGTCCGACGACGCGAGTGCCTCATGCACCGCGCTGGCGTGAGGACGGCCCGACGTACACGACTCCTATGGACCGCGCTATGACGATCACGACACCCGACGACTTCACCCACCGATGGCGACAGCCTCCGAACTTCCCGATAGAGGTCGCCTTCGACTACCTGTTCCTGCCGACCGTTGACATTCTGGACCACGTCCGCAAGGACGAGGAGGTCCGGTTCACCATCCTCGGAGACGACGACTGGCAGGTGCGTATGGACCGCACCGCCGCCTTCCGCACCGCGCCGATCGAGGAGATCGTCACCTGGCCGTTTCGGCTGGTGCACTTCAACCTCAGCCGCTTCTACGACGACGTCCTGGACAGTTTCCAGGACGAGGTCATGGTCCCCTGGCGCACCCACCTGTCCGCTCGCGGCTTCACCTGGCAGCGCTTGGCGCCGATCCTGTTCCTGTCCACCGAGGGCGCGTCCTCGACGTATCACAACGACAACTCACACGGCCTGGTCTGGCAGGTCCATGGCACCAAGACGTTCCACAGCTACCTCGACCCCGACAAGCATCTGTCGGCAGACGCGGCGGTCATCGGCGAGACCACCGGGGAGGAGCCGCCCGAGCACGACGCGGCCGAGCGCCAGTCAGTGGCCATGCACCCCGGCGACCAGCTGTGGAGCCATGCCCTGACGCCACACTGGGTCACCACCGAGTCAGCGCTCGCCATGAGCGTCACCCTCTCCCACGGCGGTCTCTGTCACCAGGGCCGCTACTCCGAGCGGGAGCTGGCGCTGCGGGCCTACTGGGACAAGAACCCCGCAGAGGCATGGACGCATGACCTCCGCAACGTCCGCTACTGAGACCGCGCCCCACGACACGAGGCACCTGGCCCGTGTCGTGGGGCGCAGCCAGCGAGAGGCTACGGCGTGAGCCGGTTCGGGCCGCGGAAGAGGAAGCTGGCCTCGCGGATCGACTCCAGGCCGAGCAACACCATCAGTACTCGTCCGAGACCCATGCCCAGACCGCCGTGCGGCGGGCACCCGTACCGGAACGCGTTCAGGTAGTCCTGCATCGGCTCAGGGCTCATGCCCTTCTCGGCAGCCTGCTTCAGCAGCACGTCATACCGGTGCTCGCGCTGCGCGCCGGTGGTGACCTCCAGCCCCTTCCAGAGGAGGTCGAAGCTCAGGGTCACACTCGGGTTGTCGGCCGGCCGCATGTGAT contains:
- a CDS encoding cupin-like domain-containing protein: MTITTPDDFTHRWRQPPNFPIEVAFDYLFLPTVDILDHVRKDEEVRFTILGDDDWQVRMDRTAAFRTAPIEEIVTWPFRLVHFNLSRFYDDVLDSFQDEVMVPWRTHLSARGFTWQRLAPILFLSTEGASSTYHNDNSHGLVWQVHGTKTFHSYLDPDKHLSADAAVIGETTGEEPPEHDAAERQSVAMHPGDQLWSHALTPHWVTTESALAMSVTLSHGGLCHQGRYSERELALRAYWDKNPAEAWTHDLRNVRY
- a CDS encoding radical SAM protein, producing the protein MAVPRMLWGKYFQYERDGEAVLLDPVTLDSVFIDSGEVHDLAGVPPTATHEALAGLGFTPDGPVADRREALHDRLRLLGLDATPGRVSGLRVVLTDRCNMACTYCFVDTNTGKPDMTKEELSEGLEFLFEQNAGQEEVSIQWFGGEPTIRFDLMRYGDQLADTLADRYDVARVRRTVVTNGARLTDEALDHFVAYEYGVGISIDGPPGVNSANRLLLGGQPADDRIRRNVARFVEAEGLHVGCNLTPTSANIGRLAETVRWIIDDLGLKFIYVNTPIPTGGRWRVKGADLARELYEARLAALGRGGMLFSVLDRAFQALDTRRPMLFDHMQGDRSLNAALLRGNRVSLCDINFTEPSFLHTLDELRADSGLLAGVAKNVAPIPECGNCPALAICGGPSRNEQALIGGGTPDPEMCAFYRSTVDIAVWDNTGVQ
- a CDS encoding radical SAM protein; the encoded protein is MSTPVRTALVSTAGHCKVACGFCFRADRAHGFLDTATYTRTLSRLKETGVEGVCLTGGEPTHHPELRQLVRLALQFGMAVSMVTSARTVAEVTALSRVAHLLTNVTVSADSQGAMLMGRTTRTAASAIETLRVISTDTKILHVTCWGLKDGECREMADLVAEAEVEVQFSPVVLDERSLRRDGKSVQDYLVQQRLDADVLGRYFELSDRYRAYLGELRDLQLPTTGGERWSCRSATAYVSADGHIRRCPYGRASVSVHAPRAAIRRFLIEPAQDRVTPDCAAICRSSAASDDASASCTALA